The proteins below come from a single Streptomyces sp. M92 genomic window:
- a CDS encoding MFS transporter produces the protein MPSPYRALFAAPGTKAFSTAGFLGRMPLSMMGIGVVTMISQLTGRYGLAGALSATIALAAAVAGPQVSRLVDRYGQRRVLRPATLVSLTAAAVLLPAAHYGWPDWVLFVACVGIGCVPSLGAMVRARWAALYRGTPQLHTAYSFESVVDEVCFIFGPIISIGLSTAWFPEAGPLLAACFLATGVFWLTSQRATEPEPHPREEKGGGTALRSRGLQVLVATFVATGAIFGSIDVVTVAFAEEEGHKAAASVVLALYAAGSCTAAMVFGLLRFAGPPERRWLLGVCAMAVSMIPLLLVGNLLFLAAALFVAGLSIAPTMITTMSLIDQHVPRTQLTEGMTWVSTGLAVGVALGSSAGGWVIDASGARAGYGVPAVAGAVAVAVGFLGYRRLKRPAQRRGGTVEQHTHGTRDGEREERHMA, from the coding sequence TTGCCCAGTCCCTACCGCGCCCTGTTCGCCGCCCCCGGCACCAAGGCATTCTCGACCGCGGGCTTCCTCGGCCGGATGCCGCTGTCGATGATGGGCATCGGCGTGGTGACGATGATCTCGCAGCTCACCGGGCGGTACGGACTGGCCGGTGCCCTGTCGGCCACCATCGCGCTCGCCGCCGCCGTGGCCGGACCGCAGGTCTCCCGCCTGGTCGACCGGTACGGCCAGCGGCGGGTGCTGCGCCCGGCGACCCTGGTGTCGCTGACCGCGGCGGCCGTGCTGCTGCCGGCCGCGCACTACGGGTGGCCGGACTGGGTGCTGTTCGTGGCCTGCGTCGGCATCGGCTGCGTACCCAGCCTCGGCGCGATGGTCCGCGCCCGCTGGGCCGCGCTGTACCGGGGCACCCCGCAGCTGCACACCGCGTACTCGTTCGAGTCCGTGGTGGACGAGGTCTGCTTCATCTTCGGGCCGATCATCTCCATCGGCCTGTCCACGGCCTGGTTCCCGGAGGCCGGGCCGCTGCTGGCCGCCTGCTTCCTGGCGACGGGCGTCTTCTGGCTGACCTCGCAGCGCGCCACCGAGCCGGAGCCGCACCCGCGCGAGGAGAAGGGCGGCGGCACCGCGCTGCGCTCCCGGGGGCTCCAGGTCCTGGTCGCCACCTTCGTGGCGACGGGGGCGATCTTCGGGTCCATCGACGTGGTCACCGTGGCCTTCGCCGAGGAGGAGGGCCACAAGGCCGCCGCCAGTGTCGTACTCGCCCTGTACGCGGCGGGATCGTGCACGGCGGCCATGGTCTTCGGGCTGCTGCGCTTCGCCGGACCGCCCGAGCGCCGCTGGCTCCTGGGCGTCTGTGCGATGGCCGTGAGTATGATCCCCCTCCTACTGGTCGGAAACCTGCTGTTTCTGGCCGCGGCGCTGTTCGTTGCGGGTCTGTCCATCGCTCCCACGATGATCACGACGATGTCCCTCATCGACCAGCACGTACCACGCACGCAGCTCACCGAGGGCATGACCTGGGTGAGCACCGGCCTCGCGGTCGGCGTCGCGCTCGGCTCCTCCGCGGGCGGCTGGGTGATCGACGCCTCCGGGGCGCGTGCCGGGTACGGGGTTCCGGCGGTGGCCGGTGCCGTCGCGGTCGCGGTCGGTTTCCTC
- a CDS encoding ferrochelatase produces MPDVLDASPYDSLLLLSFGGPEGPDDVVPFLENVTRGRGIPKERLKEVGQHYFLFGGVSPINDQNRALLDALRKDFAEHGLDLPVYWGNRNWAPYLTDTLREMVRDGRRRVLVLATSAYASYSGCRQYRENLADALAALEAEGLELPRIDKLRHYFNHPGFVEPMVDGVVRSLAELPEEVRDGAHIAFCTHSIPDSAADTSGPVEDHGDGGAYVRQHLDVGQVIADAVRERTGVDHPWQLVYQSRSGAPHIPWLEPDICDHLEERHAAGVPAVVMAPIGFVSDHMEVLYDLDTEATAKARELGLPVRRSATVGADPRFAAAVRDLVLERAAVEQGRDVAPCALGALGASHNLCPVGCCPARAPRPAAAGADSPYA; encoded by the coding sequence ATGCCAGACGTGCTCGACGCCAGCCCCTACGACTCCCTGCTCCTGCTCTCGTTCGGCGGCCCGGAGGGTCCCGACGACGTGGTCCCGTTCCTGGAGAACGTGACGCGCGGGCGGGGCATCCCCAAGGAACGCCTCAAGGAAGTCGGCCAGCACTACTTCCTCTTCGGCGGGGTCAGCCCCATCAACGACCAGAACCGCGCCCTGCTGGACGCCCTGCGCAAGGACTTCGCCGAGCACGGCCTGGACCTGCCGGTCTACTGGGGCAACCGCAACTGGGCCCCGTACCTGACGGACACCCTGCGCGAGATGGTCCGCGACGGACGCCGCCGCGTCCTGGTCCTCGCCACCAGTGCCTACGCGTCGTACTCGGGCTGCCGCCAGTACCGCGAGAACCTCGCGGACGCGCTCGCCGCCCTGGAGGCCGAGGGCCTGGAGCTGCCGAGGATCGACAAGCTGCGGCACTACTTCAACCACCCGGGCTTCGTCGAGCCCATGGTCGACGGGGTCGTCCGGTCCCTCGCCGAGCTGCCCGAGGAGGTGCGGGACGGCGCGCACATCGCCTTCTGCACCCACTCGATCCCCGACTCCGCCGCGGACACCTCCGGCCCGGTCGAGGACCACGGCGACGGCGGGGCGTACGTGCGCCAGCACCTGGACGTCGGGCAGGTGATCGCGGACGCCGTCCGCGAGCGCACCGGCGTCGACCACCCGTGGCAGCTCGTGTACCAGTCGCGGTCCGGCGCCCCGCACATCCCGTGGCTGGAGCCCGACATCTGCGACCACCTGGAGGAGCGCCACGCGGCCGGCGTCCCCGCTGTGGTGATGGCACCCATCGGCTTCGTCTCCGACCACATGGAGGTCCTGTACGACCTCGACACGGAGGCCACGGCCAAGGCGCGGGAGCTGGGGCTGCCGGTGCGCCGCTCGGCCACCGTGGGCGCCGACCCGCGGTTCGCCGCCGCGGTCCGCGACCTCGTGCTGGAGCGGGCCGCCGTCGAGCAGGGCCGGGACGTCGCACCGTGCGCCCTCGGCGCGCTCGGCGCCAGCCACAACCTGTGCCCGGTCGGCTGCTGCCCCGCCCGCGCCCCCCGCCCCGCCGCCGCGGGCGCCGACAGCCCCTACGCGTGA
- a CDS encoding inositol monophosphatase family protein: MTDVTPAPLHAELLKIAQEAAHRAGELLRDGRPADLAVAATKSSPIDVVTEMDIAAEKLITGLIADRRPDDGFLGEEGSATEGTSGVRWVVDPLDGTVNYLYGLPTWAVSIAAEQDGERVAGVVVAPMRGESYHAVLGGGAWATGAWDGERRLACRAPAPLDQALVSTGFNYVADVRAEQAEIARRLIPLVRDIRRGGSAAIDLCDVAAGRLDGYYERGLHPWDLAAGDLIAREAGAVTGGRPGERPSADLTIAATPEVFEPLQRLLTDFGA; the protein is encoded by the coding sequence GTGACCGACGTGACGCCCGCCCCCCTCCATGCCGAGCTGCTGAAGATCGCCCAGGAGGCCGCCCACCGCGCGGGCGAGCTGCTGCGCGACGGCCGCCCGGCCGACCTGGCGGTCGCGGCCACCAAGTCCAGCCCGATCGATGTGGTCACCGAGATGGACATCGCGGCCGAGAAGCTGATCACCGGCCTGATCGCCGACCGCCGCCCCGACGACGGCTTCCTCGGCGAGGAGGGCTCCGCCACCGAGGGCACCAGCGGCGTCCGCTGGGTCGTCGACCCGCTCGACGGCACCGTCAACTACCTCTACGGGCTGCCCACCTGGGCCGTCTCCATCGCCGCCGAGCAGGACGGCGAGCGGGTGGCCGGCGTGGTCGTCGCCCCGATGCGGGGCGAGTCGTACCACGCGGTGCTCGGCGGCGGAGCCTGGGCGACGGGAGCGTGGGACGGCGAACGCCGGCTCGCCTGCCGCGCTCCGGCCCCGCTGGACCAGGCCCTGGTCTCCACCGGCTTCAACTACGTCGCCGACGTCCGCGCCGAGCAGGCCGAGATCGCGCGGCGGCTGATCCCGCTGGTGCGCGACATCCGGCGCGGCGGTTCCGCCGCGATCGACCTGTGCGACGTGGCCGCCGGCCGCCTCGACGGCTACTACGAGCGGGGGCTGCACCCGTGGGACCTCGCGGCCGGGGACCTGATCGCCCGGGAGGCGGGCGCGGTGACCGGCGGACGCCCCGGTGAGCGCCCGTCCGCCGACCTGACGATCGCGGCCACCCCGGAGGTCTTCGAGCCCCTCCAGCGGCTCCTGACGGACTTCGGAGCGTAG
- a CDS encoding response regulator transcription factor encodes MRVLVVEDEQLLADAVATGLRREAMAVDVVYDGAAALERIGVNDYDVVVLDRDLPLVHGDDVCRKIVELGMPTRVLMLTASGDVSDRVEGLEIGADDYLPKPFAFSELIARVRALGRRTSVPLPPVLERAGIKLDPNRREVFRDGKEVQLAPKEFAVLEVLMRSEGAVVSAEQLLEKAWDENTDPFTNVVRVTVMTLRRKLGEPPVIVTVPGSGYRI; translated from the coding sequence GTGCGCGTACTCGTCGTCGAGGACGAGCAACTGCTCGCCGATGCGGTGGCCACCGGACTGCGCCGGGAGGCCATGGCCGTCGACGTCGTGTACGACGGTGCGGCCGCCCTGGAGCGCATCGGCGTCAACGACTACGACGTGGTCGTCCTCGACCGCGACCTCCCGCTCGTGCACGGCGACGACGTGTGCCGCAAGATCGTCGAGCTGGGCATGCCCACCCGCGTGCTGATGCTCACGGCCTCCGGCGACGTCAGCGACCGGGTCGAGGGCCTGGAGATCGGCGCCGACGACTACCTGCCCAAGCCCTTCGCCTTCAGCGAGCTCATCGCGCGCGTGCGTGCCCTGGGCCGCCGCACCAGCGTGCCCCTGCCGCCCGTCCTGGAACGCGCCGGCATCAAGCTCGACCCGAACCGTCGCGAGGTTTTCCGCGACGGCAAGGAGGTGCAGCTCGCGCCGAAGGAGTTCGCCGTGCTCGAGGTGCTCATGCGCAGCGAGGGGGCCGTGGTCTCCGCGGAGCAGCTGCTGGAGAAGGCCTGGGACGAGAACACCGACCCGTTCACCAACGTCGTACGAGTGACCGTCATGACCCTGCGCCGCAAACTGGGCGAGCCGCCCGTCATCGTCACCGTCCCCGGCTCCGGGTACCGGATCTGA
- a CDS encoding sensor histidine kinase, whose product MATTPAPPGAPPKPTWDPRSATPMPWLRPTIRIRLTLLYGGMFLIAGILLLSIIYLLAAQAVRTGNQPLYKIVDFQDLQVASNDCPGITDGNLSLSQFNAAISDCIDRQRQEALDRLLSRSLLALLGLAVIAFAFGYAMAGRVLSPLGRITRTARAVAGSDLSRRIELDGPDDELKELADTFDDMLERLQRAFTAQQRFVGNASHELRTPLAINRTLLEVHLSDPGAPVELQQLGKTLLATNERSEQLVEGLLLLARSDNQIVERKPVDLAEVAGQAIDQVHAEADTKGVEIRGTRDPAVVQGNGVLLERIALNLVQNAVRYNVAEQGWVEVTTSVENGQAVLVVTNTGPVVPAYEIDNLFEPFRRLRTERTGSDKGVGLGLSIARSVARAHGGHIYAQPRDGGGLVMRVTLPV is encoded by the coding sequence GTGGCGACGACACCCGCGCCCCCCGGGGCGCCCCCGAAGCCCACCTGGGACCCGCGCTCGGCCACCCCCATGCCGTGGCTGCGGCCCACCATCCGGATAAGGCTCACGCTGCTGTACGGCGGCATGTTCCTCATCGCCGGCATCCTGCTGCTGTCGATCATCTACCTGCTCGCCGCCCAGGCGGTACGCACCGGCAACCAGCCGCTCTACAAGATCGTCGACTTCCAGGACCTCCAGGTCGCCAGCAACGACTGCCCGGGCATCACGGACGGCAACCTGTCGCTGTCGCAGTTCAACGCCGCGATCAGCGACTGCATCGACCGCCAGCGCCAGGAAGCCCTGGACCGGCTGCTGAGCCGGTCGCTGCTGGCCCTGCTGGGCCTCGCCGTGATCGCCTTCGCCTTCGGCTACGCGATGGCCGGACGCGTCCTGTCGCCGCTGGGCCGGATCACCCGCACCGCGCGCGCGGTGGCGGGCTCCGACCTCTCCCGGCGGATCGAGCTGGACGGTCCGGACGACGAGCTGAAGGAGCTCGCGGACACGTTCGACGACATGCTGGAGCGACTGCAGCGGGCCTTCACCGCCCAGCAGCGCTTCGTCGGCAACGCCTCCCACGAGCTGCGCACGCCCCTGGCGATCAACCGGACCCTGCTGGAAGTGCACCTGTCCGATCCGGGCGCGCCGGTGGAGCTCCAACAGCTCGGCAAGACCCTGCTCGCCACCAACGAACGCAGTGAGCAGCTCGTCGAGGGCCTGCTGCTGCTCGCCCGCAGCGACAACCAGATCGTCGAGCGCAAACCGGTGGACCTCGCCGAGGTGGCCGGCCAGGCCATCGACCAGGTGCACGCCGAGGCGGACACCAAGGGCGTGGAGATCCGCGGCACGCGGGACCCGGCCGTCGTGCAGGGCAACGGCGTCCTGCTGGAGCGCATCGCCCTGAACCTCGTCCAGAACGCCGTGCGCTACAACGTGGCGGAACAGGGCTGGGTGGAGGTCACCACCTCGGTCGAGAACGGCCAGGCGGTCCTGGTGGTCACCAACACCGGGCCCGTGGTGCCGGCGTACGAGATCGACAACCTCTTCGAGCCGTTCCGCCGCCTGCGCACCGAACGCACGGGGAGCGACAAGGGCGTCGGTCTCGGGCTGTCCATCGCGCGGTCGGTGGCGAGGGCGCACGGCGGGCACATCTACGCTCAGCCGCGCGACGGCGGGGGGCTCGTGATGCGAGTGACGCTCCCCGTCTGA
- a CDS encoding DUF4193 domain-containing protein, translating into MATDYDTPRKTDDDVDSDSLEELKARRNDKSASAVDVDEFEAAEGLELPGADLSNEELAVRVLPKQQDEFTCMSCFLVHHRSQLAREKNGQPICRDCD; encoded by the coding sequence ATGGCAACCGATTACGACACTCCACGCAAGACCGACGACGACGTCGACTCGGACAGCCTCGAAGAGCTGAAGGCCAGGCGGAACGACAAGTCCGCCTCGGCCGTCGACGTCGACGAGTTCGAGGCCGCGGAAGGCCTCGAACTTCCCGGCGCCGACCTCTCGAACGAGGAACTGGCGGTCCGTGTACTGCCGAAGCAGCAGGACGAGTTCACCTGCATGAGCTGCTTCCTGGTGCACCACCGCAGCCAGCTGGCCCGGGAGAAGAACGGCCAGCCGATCTGCCGCGACTGCGACTGA
- a CDS encoding DUF3093 domain-containing protein → MQLSTAPYEERLTAPRSWWLGSFLVGLSFALILLPFGTLPMLGGLAGGTAVAAVAASSYGAVRIRVVGDSLIAGEARVPLSALGEAEILDPEEARAWRTHKADTRAFLLLRAYIPRALRVPVTDPEDPTPYLYLSTREPERLAEALKAAKAAA, encoded by the coding sequence ATGCAGCTCTCGACCGCCCCGTACGAAGAACGCCTCACCGCGCCCCGCTCCTGGTGGCTGGGGTCCTTCCTGGTGGGGCTCTCGTTCGCCCTGATCCTGCTGCCCTTCGGCACGCTGCCGATGCTGGGCGGCCTGGCCGGCGGAACGGCGGTCGCGGCGGTTGCGGCCAGTTCGTACGGCGCGGTCCGCATCCGCGTCGTGGGGGACTCGCTGATCGCGGGCGAGGCGAGGGTGCCGCTCTCCGCCCTGGGCGAGGCGGAGATCCTCGACCCGGAGGAGGCCCGCGCCTGGCGGACCCACAAGGCGGACACCCGCGCCTTCCTGCTGCTGCGGGCCTACATTCCGAGGGCCCTGCGCGTGCCGGTCACGGACCCGGAGGACCCGACTCCGTACCTGTACCTGTCGACCCGCGAGCCGGAGCGGCTGGCCGAGGCCCTGAAGGCGGCGAAGGCGGCGGCGTAA
- a CDS encoding PaaI family thioesterase: MSGTSPGLQPPADAVKPVRHPDAPAPGELLGAHYGQCFGCGGDQPHGLHLQARAGEGVSITAEFTVQSAHQGAPGLAHGGVLASALDETLGSLNWLLRTIAVTGRLETDFLRPVPVDTTLYLEAEVTAVAGRKIYSTATGRIGGPDGPVAVRADALFIEVKVEHFVNHGREEEIRAAMDDPDQVRRARAFEVNP; this comes from the coding sequence GTGAGTGGTACTTCCCCAGGTCTCCAGCCCCCCGCCGACGCCGTCAAACCCGTACGGCACCCCGACGCGCCCGCCCCCGGCGAGCTGCTCGGCGCCCACTACGGCCAGTGCTTCGGCTGCGGGGGCGACCAGCCCCACGGGCTGCACCTCCAGGCGCGGGCCGGTGAAGGCGTGTCGATCACCGCCGAGTTCACCGTGCAGTCCGCCCACCAGGGCGCCCCCGGCCTCGCCCACGGCGGCGTGCTGGCCAGCGCGCTGGACGAGACCCTCGGTTCGCTCAACTGGCTGCTGCGCACCATCGCGGTGACCGGGCGGCTGGAGACCGACTTCCTGCGGCCGGTGCCCGTCGACACCACGCTGTACCTGGAGGCCGAGGTGACCGCGGTGGCCGGCCGGAAGATCTACTCCACCGCCACCGGCCGGATCGGCGGCCCCGACGGACCCGTGGCCGTGCGCGCCGACGCCCTCTTCATCGAGGTCAAGGTCGAACACTTCGTGAACCACGGCCGCGAGGAGGAGATCCGCGCCGCCATGGACGACCCCGACCAGGTCCGCCGGGCCCGTGCCTTCGAGGTGAACCCGTGA
- the dut gene encoding dUTP diphosphatase, whose protein sequence is MSLPDPGHREPRPDLDVLIRRVDPDVPLPEYAQPGDAGADLRTTVDCELKPGERAVLPTGVSVALPEGYAAFVHPRSGLAARFGVALVNAPGTIDAGYRGEIKVIVVNLDPRDSVRFERFDRIAQLVVQQVERVRFHQVAELPDSARAGGGFGSTGGHAGTDRASGTSGQVAEGGPTGGNRYASVVSDREGQ, encoded by the coding sequence GTGAGTCTGCCGGACCCCGGACACCGCGAGCCCCGCCCCGACCTCGACGTCCTGATCCGCCGCGTCGACCCCGACGTTCCGCTGCCGGAGTACGCGCAGCCCGGCGACGCGGGCGCCGACCTGCGCACCACGGTCGACTGCGAACTGAAGCCCGGTGAGCGCGCCGTTCTTCCCACGGGCGTGTCTGTGGCGCTCCCGGAGGGGTACGCGGCCTTCGTGCACCCGCGTTCCGGGCTCGCTGCCCGCTTCGGTGTCGCCCTCGTGAATGCCCCGGGGACGATTGATGCCGGGTACCGTGGGGAGATCAAGGTGATCGTGGTGAATCTCGATCCGCGCGACAGCGTGCGGTTCGAGCGCTTCGACCGGATTGCCCAACTGGTCGTCCAGCAGGTCGAGAGGGTCCGCTTCCATCAGGTCGCGGAGCTTCCCGACTCGGCGCGGGCCGGAGGGGGCTTCGGGTCCACCGGCGGCCACGCCGGGACGGACCGCGCAAGCGGCACAAGCGGTCAGGTCGCCGAGGGCGGCCCGACGGGTGGGAATCGATACGCTTCGGTCGTATCCGACCGGGAAGGACAGTGA
- a CDS encoding DUF3710 domain-containing protein yields MFGRRKKRDAAEDAAGEAEQVVDSVDTEADEERERVRLEPEPRPDGPWDSTEVRDPAEGRVDLGGLFVPGVEGMELRVEVAGDAIVAATVVLRDSAIQLQGFAAPKREGIWAEVREEIGSGITQQGGIIDEVEGPLGWELRAQVPVQLPDGTGGFQVVRFVGVDGPRWFLRGVISGQGAVQPQAAGLLEQIFRDTVVVRGEGPMAPRDPIVLKLPNDAQMVPEGVQQEEGSRFSGGMGQLQRGPEITEVR; encoded by the coding sequence GTGTTCGGACGTCGCAAGAAGAGGGATGCCGCCGAGGACGCGGCCGGCGAGGCCGAGCAGGTCGTCGACAGCGTCGACACCGAGGCGGACGAAGAGCGCGAGCGCGTGCGGCTCGAGCCCGAACCGCGGCCCGACGGGCCCTGGGACAGCACCGAGGTCCGCGACCCCGCCGAGGGCCGGGTGGACCTGGGCGGTCTGTTCGTACCCGGAGTCGAGGGCATGGAGCTGCGGGTGGAGGTCGCGGGCGACGCGATCGTCGCCGCGACCGTCGTGCTGCGCGACAGCGCCATCCAGCTGCAGGGCTTCGCCGCGCCCAAGCGCGAGGGCATCTGGGCCGAGGTGCGCGAGGAGATCGGCTCCGGCATCACCCAGCAGGGCGGCATCATCGACGAGGTCGAGGGCCCGCTGGGCTGGGAGCTGCGGGCGCAGGTCCCGGTGCAGCTGCCGGACGGCACGGGCGGCTTCCAGGTCGTGCGCTTCGTCGGCGTGGACGGTCCCCGCTGGTTCCTGCGCGGCGTGATCTCCGGCCAGGGCGCCGTGCAGCCGCAGGCCGCCGGTCTGCTGGAGCAGATCTTCCGGGACACGGTCGTGGTCCGCGGCGAGGGTCCGATGGCCCCGCGCGACCCGATCGTCCTCAAGCTCCCCAACGACGCGCAGATGGTCCCCGAGGGCGTCCAGCAGGAGGAGGGCTCCCGCTTCTCCGGCGGCATGGGCCAGCTCCAGCGCGGCCCGGAGATCACCGAGGTCCGGTAG
- a CDS encoding ABC transporter ATP-binding protein encodes MSQGQVVTDTMVRVEGVRKAYGHGAAAVHALRGVSFEVRRGELVALKGRSGSGKTTLLNIVGGLDAADAGRVEVDGRDLAELDEDGLLALRRDRVGFVFQSFGLIPILTAAENVGVPLRLRRTAPREREERVALLLSLVGLADHAAQRPGELSGGQQQRVAIARALANNPALLIADEPTGQLDAQTGHAVMELLRAVVRSERVTALVATHDATLLDLADRVLELRDGEIVAE; translated from the coding sequence ATGAGCCAGGGCCAGGTGGTCACCGACACCATGGTGCGCGTCGAGGGCGTGCGCAAGGCGTACGGTCACGGGGCCGCCGCCGTACACGCCCTGCGCGGCGTCTCCTTCGAGGTGCGGCGTGGTGAGCTGGTCGCCCTGAAGGGGCGGTCGGGCTCCGGGAAGACCACGCTGCTCAACATCGTCGGCGGGCTCGACGCGGCCGACGCCGGGCGGGTCGAGGTCGACGGCCGGGACCTCGCGGAACTGGACGAGGACGGCCTGCTCGCCCTGCGCCGGGACCGCGTCGGCTTCGTCTTCCAGTCCTTCGGCCTCATCCCGATCCTCACCGCCGCCGAGAACGTCGGCGTCCCGCTGCGGCTGCGCCGTACCGCACCGCGCGAACGCGAGGAACGCGTCGCACTGCTCCTCTCCCTCGTCGGCCTCGCCGACCACGCCGCCCAGCGTCCCGGTGAGCTGTCCGGCGGGCAGCAGCAGCGGGTCGCCATCGCCCGCGCCCTCGCCAACAACCCGGCGCTGCTGATCGCCGACGAGCCCACCGGCCAGCTGGACGCGCAGACCGGGCACGCCGTGATGGAGCTGCTGCGGGCCGTCGTACGCAGCGAACGGGTCACCGCCCTCGTCGCCACCCACGACGCCACACTGCTGGACCTGGCCGACCGGGTGCTCGAACTCCGGGACGGGGAGATCGTCGCGGAGTGA